The Pontibacter pudoricolor genome contains a region encoding:
- a CDS encoding ubiquitin-like domain-containing protein: MEKNDKPGHNKPDNTNGQHNQLTVQVRYQSEAVSVTTNINASVTSLLEKAIVETQNNSVPKERFQLKLDGTVLDPNKKINDYPINNGSLLVLTLLAGGGGNGSIC, translated from the coding sequence ATGGAAAAAAACGACAAACCAGGCCATAACAAGCCAGACAACACAAATGGACAGCACAATCAGTTAACAGTACAAGTCCGTTACCAAAGTGAAGCTGTTTCGGTAACAACCAATATCAATGCATCTGTTACTTCTTTGCTAGAAAAGGCGATAGTAGAAACACAGAACAATTCAGTACCTAAAGAACGGTTTCAGCTAAAGCTGGATGGTACTGTCTTGGATCCAAATAAAAAGATAAATGACTACCCTATCAACAATGGTTCGCTTTTAGTACTTACGCTATTAGCTGGTGGTGGGGGAAATGGTTCTATTTGCTAA
- a CDS encoding helix-turn-helix domain-containing protein yields the protein MQNIHSKIKSIRLAKNLKQEDIAIKLGMSKANYSRIEKGDITLSPEKLEILQSVFNMTSEEILNHETAQERLGLPNHGALEEIVKQQAAQIERMKSNSENLLEALIKHFQKPITSSKLDSGNDIPNAIASVFAIDGIDFILNKDNIGEDHPLLAAYKQYKISLLGYGIGLFLDALIKETSKGLQKKDKE from the coding sequence ATGCAAAATATCCATAGCAAAATTAAATCTATTCGACTAGCCAAAAATCTAAAGCAAGAAGATATAGCTATCAAGCTAGGCATGAGTAAAGCTAATTATAGCAGAATTGAAAAAGGAGATATAACACTTTCACCTGAGAAACTCGAAATTCTACAGAGCGTTTTCAACATGACAAGTGAAGAAATTCTCAACCATGAGACTGCACAAGAAAGATTGGGCTTACCAAACCATGGAGCTCTTGAGGAAATAGTAAAGCAACAGGCCGCTCAGATTGAACGCATGAAGTCAAATTCAGAAAATCTGCTAGAAGCTCTAATAAAACACTTCCAAAAGCCGATCACCTCATCGAAACTAGATAGTGGGAATGATATACCAAATGCTATAGCCTCTGTCTTTGCAATTGATGGAATAGACTTCATTTTGAACAAAGATAATATTGGAGAAGATCACCCTCTTTTAGCTGCCTATAAGCAGTATAAGATCAGCCTACTGGGATATGGCATTGGTCTATTTTTAGATGCTTTGATAAAAGAAACATCTAAAGGTTTACAGAAAAAGGACAAAGAATAA
- a CDS encoding putative metal-binding protein, whose translation MESSLIQYVDPEVTHQKFQEELEIFFSLREEYRKKGVLLLEQQYPDLYFAFAAPSLYPMPIVFAVRINFVNYDVQPLSVKFVHPLTLEPITIEQVHTNLPRKLVGAPTPQALLQADLNRIPFFCIPGVREYHNHPFHNGDSWFLYRKKGGEGSLCFLLDNLELYGTSYLTAYTFQINLNMQIPNLQLGYNPEDLPL comes from the coding sequence ATGGAGTCGTCACTGATACAGTATGTTGATCCGGAAGTAACGCATCAAAAGTTCCAGGAAGAATTAGAGATATTTTTTAGCCTAAGAGAAGAATACCGGAAGAAAGGGGTATTGCTGCTTGAACAGCAATACCCTGATCTTTACTTTGCTTTTGCTGCTCCTTCTCTATATCCGATGCCAATCGTTTTTGCTGTACGCATTAACTTTGTTAATTATGATGTTCAGCCGCTCTCAGTGAAATTTGTTCATCCACTTACGTTAGAGCCTATAACTATTGAACAAGTTCATACGAATCTACCTAGGAAGCTAGTAGGGGCACCTACCCCGCAGGCCCTCTTACAGGCAGATTTAAATAGGATTCCATTCTTTTGTATTCCTGGCGTTCGGGAGTATCACAACCACCCTTTTCATAACGGTGATTCCTGGTTTCTGTACAGAAAAAAGGGAGGTGAAGGATCATTATGTTTTCTACTGGATAACCTAGAATTGTACGGTACAAGTTATTTGACAGCTTATACATTTCAGATTAACCTTAACATGCAGATACCTAACCTACAATTAGGATATAACCCTGAAGACTTACCTTTATAA
- a CDS encoding RNA polymerase sigma factor, with amino-acid sequence MKLVKSDRISLLSDVDLLVALCCEQSDDEIYSEFVQRFLPEVRKECLQICKKRKLDQHLGEEIAHKTFENARKYKSFKADEVKAPSSRKGILVYLYRIATNLFNDHHNGEKKKNGAEVHKTYFDDLFCPPEQGLPPEKLLEIREATLQIFNRLNKKEQKVVLTDLEYKKHHKYLPDDVNEHLAEVLGVKKATIRKIRERAISKIKEAIDEINQA; translated from the coding sequence ATGAAACTGGTAAAATCCGACCGAATAAGTTTACTTTCTGATGTTGACCTACTTGTCGCTTTGTGTTGTGAGCAAAGCGACGATGAGATTTATTCAGAATTCGTCCAAAGATTTTTACCTGAGGTAAGAAAGGAGTGCCTTCAGATTTGCAAAAAACGTAAGCTAGACCAACATCTTGGGGAAGAAATCGCACATAAAACATTTGAGAATGCACGAAAGTACAAGTCATTTAAGGCAGACGAAGTAAAAGCCCCGAGTTCAAGGAAAGGAATACTAGTTTATTTGTACCGAATTGCAACGAATTTATTCAATGATCATCACAACGGTGAGAAGAAAAAAAACGGTGCAGAAGTACATAAAACTTACTTTGATGATTTATTTTGCCCTCCAGAGCAGGGGCTGCCACCAGAGAAATTACTTGAAATCCGTGAAGCTACCTTGCAAATCTTTAATCGGCTAAACAAAAAGGAACAAAAAGTTGTCTTAACTGATCTTGAATATAAAAAGCATCACAAATACCTGCCAGATGATGTGAATGAGCATTTGGCAGAGGTACTAGGAGTTAAAAAAGCAACTATCCGCAAAATCAGAGAGCGTGCTATTAGTAAAATAAAGGAAGCAATTGATGAAATTAACCAAGCCTGA
- a CDS encoding type IV toxin-antitoxin system AbiEi family antitoxin domain-containing protein, whose protein sequence is MPGKSRFAIAEHNIRSFFHQGAKKVFTKEQLDEILEEKRISWRLPLSIYRDKFIDQLLKRGILTRIEIPFDGYISNKERFIVEGASILQIASSLVSKSYLSHYSAVWINGLTTQIPKNIYITFEQAPKQSGERKLSQEGINAAFSKPQRRASSSASYGDYTFLVLNGMFTNRLGVYSVDHISVTNIERTLIDITVRPSYAGGVFSVLEAYKRALEQGVSINKLIAILDKMDFIYPYHQSIGFYLERAGYNGKKLEELRSRSKKFDFYLTYEIAEKEYATDWRLYYPKGM, encoded by the coding sequence ATGCCGGGTAAATCAAGGTTCGCTATTGCTGAACACAATATAAGATCTTTCTTCCATCAGGGGGCAAAAAAGGTGTTTACCAAAGAGCAGCTGGATGAGATCTTAGAAGAAAAGAGAATTAGTTGGAGACTACCCCTCTCTATATACAGAGACAAGTTTATTGATCAGCTTCTTAAAAGGGGTATCCTAACGAGAATTGAGATTCCTTTTGATGGTTACATTTCAAACAAAGAGCGCTTTATAGTAGAAGGGGCCTCTATACTGCAAATAGCTTCTTCACTTGTTAGCAAATCATATCTGTCTCATTATTCTGCTGTATGGATAAATGGCTTAACAACACAAATTCCCAAGAATATATATATAACATTCGAACAAGCTCCCAAGCAAAGTGGTGAAAGAAAGTTATCACAGGAAGGTATTAATGCAGCCTTTTCTAAGCCTCAACGAAGAGCATCATCTAGTGCCAGTTACGGAGATTATACTTTCCTTGTCCTTAATGGCATGTTTACTAACCGGCTGGGCGTATATTCTGTAGACCATATCTCTGTTACAAATATCGAGAGAACGCTTATCGATATAACAGTAAGACCAAGTTACGCCGGAGGTGTGTTTTCAGTCTTAGAAGCATACAAAAGAGCACTTGAACAGGGTGTCTCCATAAATAAGCTCATTGCGATATTAGACAAGATGGACTTCATATATCCTTATCACCAATCTATAGGTTTCTATTTAGAGCGAGCCGGTTATAATGGGAAGAAGCTTGAGGAACTACGTAGCAGAAGCAAGAAGTTCGATTTTTACTTAACCTATGAAATCGCTGAGAAGGAATATGCGACGGACTGGAGGCTTTATTATCCTAAGGGAATGTGA
- a CDS encoding nucleotidyl transferase AbiEii/AbiGii toxin family protein, producing the protein MDIGIVNKIKRLAIVALASDDDLIETIVLKGGNAIDIAYHHSTQSVSRTSFDLDFSIEDGDFKDDLESVKQRIHKTLVQTFSENGYVVIDYNFIHKPKTVKEPVADFWGGYLVTFKVVEQQVFEKANNFDLQRRLAVPLKPDRSTKFELEFSKFEYVADKTAIDVDGYTIYVYTPEMIVFEKVRAICQQLPQYAEVIKSHTPRARARDFYDIYLIMESCGVVVDAKDNIQLLQHIFDAKRVPVEFIQEIRNNKTIHFQNWDSVKDTVSQTEALREFDFYFNYVVEKFESITFP; encoded by the coding sequence GTGGATATAGGGATAGTAAATAAGATAAAGCGTTTAGCAATAGTTGCTCTTGCTTCCGATGACGACTTAATAGAGACGATTGTTCTAAAAGGTGGTAATGCCATTGATATAGCTTACCATCATTCAACCCAGTCTGTCTCCAGAACATCCTTTGATCTAGATTTCTCTATAGAGGACGGGGACTTTAAAGATGACTTGGAATCAGTCAAGCAAAGAATTCATAAGACTTTGGTCCAAACTTTCTCTGAGAACGGGTACGTTGTAATTGACTACAATTTTATTCATAAGCCCAAAACTGTTAAGGAACCGGTGGCAGATTTTTGGGGTGGCTACCTTGTAACTTTTAAGGTAGTAGAGCAGCAGGTATTTGAGAAGGCAAATAACTTTGACCTTCAAAGGAGGTTAGCTGTGCCTTTAAAGCCTGATCGTTCTACTAAATTTGAGCTTGAGTTTAGTAAATTTGAATATGTCGCTGATAAGACAGCAATTGATGTAGATGGCTACACAATTTATGTCTACACTCCAGAGATGATCGTGTTTGAAAAAGTGAGAGCTATATGCCAGCAGCTTCCTCAATATGCTGAGGTAATAAAATCGCACACACCTAGGGCCAGAGCCAGAGATTTCTATGACATCTATTTAATTATGGAGTCTTGCGGTGTTGTGGTCGATGCTAAAGATAACATACAGCTCTTGCAACATATTTTTGACGCCAAACGAGTACCTGTTGAATTTATACAAGAGATAAGGAATAATAAAACCATTCACTTCCAAAACTGGGACAGCGTTAAGGATACAGTATCACAAACGGAGGCGTTGAGAGAATTTGATTTCTATTTCAATTATGTTGTTGAGAAATTTGAAAGTATCACATTCCCTTAG
- a CDS encoding MPN domain-containing protein, with the protein MEPIGLMHIETVLIPREFIDSVYKEFQDTGQEGFERLALFAGKKSGPEFSVTHLLYPKQQLLRTPEGLSFQVDGEELERINEWLFQNSYSLIAQIHSHPSEAYHSEADDALAIITTFGGLSIVVPDYGFSDKNLAHSAFYRLLPDTGWTELSPNQVTSLIKITD; encoded by the coding sequence ATGGAGCCAATTGGATTAATGCATATTGAAACAGTTCTGATACCGCGCGAATTTATTGATAGTGTCTATAAAGAGTTTCAAGACACTGGTCAAGAAGGCTTCGAACGTCTCGCACTATTTGCAGGCAAGAAAAGCGGACCGGAATTTTCTGTTACCCACTTACTTTATCCCAAGCAACAGTTACTTAGAACTCCGGAAGGACTTTCATTTCAAGTGGATGGAGAAGAATTAGAGCGGATTAATGAATGGCTATTCCAAAACTCCTACAGTCTTATTGCCCAAATTCATAGCCATCCTTCGGAAGCATACCACTCGGAAGCAGACGATGCGTTAGCCATTATTACAACTTTTGGTGGTTTGTCTATTGTAGTTCCAGATTATGGGTTTAGTGACAAAAACCTTGCACACAGCGCCTTCTACCGCCTTTTACCAGATACAGGTTGGACAGAGCTTTCGCCAAATCAGGTCACATCGTTAATCAAAATCACAGACTAA
- a CDS encoding helix-turn-helix domain-containing protein, whose protein sequence is MARIRNERLIQAVAVRLKQLREKRGMTLEAVFLDTGIHIARVEAGKANITLSTLEALCAYLGVTLIEFFSDDFPDFQK, encoded by the coding sequence ATGGCAAGAATCCGAAACGAAAGACTGATACAGGCTGTGGCAGTGCGCTTAAAGCAGCTACGTGAGAAGCGGGGAATGACCCTGGAAGCTGTTTTTTTAGACACTGGCATCCACATCGCGCGTGTTGAAGCAGGTAAGGCCAACATTACGCTTTCTACTTTGGAAGCCCTCTGCGCTTATCTGGGCGTTACCCTGATCGAGTTCTTCTCAGATGACTTCCCTGACTTTCAGAAATAG
- a CDS encoding ATP-binding protein → MKRYFLRQIEIEGFRGINNENHPLKLKIAQDKVCSIFAPNASGKSSIFDALCFSFKSEISRFKNIQNKENPGEYYINHFHSTGRSAIRINLQADDSSETVDILIQKERSGERTVTSPNHPEPEELLKSLNHDGLMIDYDLFRSFIDNRPLERGRSFSMLIGLSKISALKQRLDALSNTKNINTDHNYDTLKTKHQAKQDEYRKTRDTIIETLGKLELAHLDLNDIPKLEYQAISVLKNISIFKDILTENEFKHIDFDNLINVLKKTEGSKLQTEFIKKDNLKREIERVLPDSIDIEAGQLEELAKLVESKQNLLKSTLGKEYHTLYKAAKKIFEDLSYPKTTCPLCESADLNFEGAPLYDSVLAKLDSFERIDQTDKDIKRLWNSFTGRGRHLKIQSLLTAHSINAIAEGDFMISSEKLDQESFMSLTQKLQATDKLILEQQKQLNIDIKEISDKLPASITDTVQKITDVRKLAEDIAHLAKVRDEGIELKMQCEHIERWKEFISTISSQITQAETALSQVICSEIEEDTRNFFQRIINSNRVIPSLKRATNKQDLDLVLDSFFSTTNLYASPLLSESYRNAFAVSVYLAALIRSKPKARFLILDDVTSSFDAGNQLSLIELLFSDISTANNPNGLQIIVLSHDGLLKKYFNTQASGLSEKWQHYELGGVAPEGRVTANLIGNDNLRSKIVESLQAGESNLGALLMRQYLELKIMEVIKKLDIPVPLDIALREDSRMISDCLKAINSHIQLTHQANICVLEQQQLDALQNTVIPSIMSNYLSHLETNSILSINNQTLLGLVTRIDEFSEAFKYTDDKGVRKYYKSLTKV, encoded by the coding sequence ATGAAAAGGTATTTCTTAAGGCAAATCGAAATAGAGGGCTTCAGGGGCATAAACAATGAAAATCATCCGTTAAAGTTAAAGATTGCACAAGATAAAGTTTGCTCAATCTTTGCCCCTAATGCATCTGGGAAGAGTTCAATATTCGATGCACTTTGCTTTTCCTTCAAATCTGAGATTTCTCGCTTTAAGAATATACAGAATAAAGAGAACCCAGGAGAATACTATATCAATCACTTCCATTCTACTGGTAGATCCGCAATAAGGATCAATTTGCAAGCTGATGATAGCAGTGAGACAGTTGACATCTTAATACAGAAGGAGAGGTCAGGAGAGCGTACCGTTACTTCTCCAAATCATCCTGAGCCAGAGGAATTACTTAAGTCTTTGAACCACGATGGGTTGATGATAGACTATGACTTATTCCGATCGTTCATTGACAACAGACCATTAGAAAGAGGACGTTCTTTCTCAATGCTTATCGGTCTTTCTAAGATTAGTGCCTTAAAGCAAAGGTTAGATGCCCTGTCTAATACAAAGAACATAAACACCGATCACAATTACGATACATTAAAGACAAAACACCAGGCTAAACAAGATGAGTATAGAAAAACTCGCGATACTATAATTGAGACATTAGGGAAACTTGAGTTAGCACATTTAGACCTAAATGATATTCCCAAACTTGAGTATCAGGCAATCTCTGTATTGAAGAATATTTCCATTTTCAAAGACATACTTACAGAAAATGAATTCAAACACATTGATTTTGACAACCTTATAAATGTTCTGAAGAAAACTGAAGGTAGTAAGCTTCAAACTGAGTTCATAAAAAAAGATAACCTGAAAAGGGAAATAGAGAGAGTATTACCTGACAGCATTGACATTGAAGCTGGACAGCTCGAAGAGTTGGCAAAATTGGTTGAAAGCAAACAAAATCTTTTAAAGTCAACCTTGGGGAAGGAATATCACACACTCTATAAAGCAGCCAAAAAAATCTTCGAAGACTTAAGCTATCCAAAGACTACTTGCCCACTTTGCGAATCAGCTGATTTAAATTTTGAAGGAGCTCCGCTCTATGACTCTGTATTAGCCAAGCTCGATTCGTTCGAGCGAATAGATCAGACAGACAAGGATATTAAAAGACTATGGAATTCTTTCACGGGTAGGGGGAGGCATCTAAAAATACAGAGTTTGTTGACTGCTCATTCCATAAACGCAATAGCGGAAGGCGATTTCATGATTAGCTCAGAAAAGCTAGATCAGGAATCATTCATGTCGTTGACGCAGAAGTTGCAAGCCACTGATAAGCTAATCCTAGAGCAGCAAAAACAGCTTAACATAGATATAAAAGAAATTAGCGATAAGCTTCCAGCTTCAATCACGGACACTGTCCAGAAAATTACAGACGTACGCAAATTGGCAGAAGACATTGCTCATCTTGCGAAAGTCAGAGATGAGGGAATAGAGCTTAAAATGCAATGTGAGCATATAGAGCGTTGGAAGGAATTTATTAGTACTATATCTTCCCAGATTACCCAAGCAGAAACAGCTTTAAGCCAGGTGATCTGCTCTGAAATAGAAGAAGACACCCGTAATTTCTTCCAAAGGATCATAAACAGCAATAGAGTTATTCCTAGTCTAAAGCGGGCTACAAACAAGCAGGACTTGGACCTTGTACTCGATTCATTTTTTAGCACTACAAATCTTTACGCCTCCCCTTTATTGTCTGAGTCCTACCGTAATGCCTTCGCTGTCTCTGTTTATCTGGCAGCTTTAATTAGGAGCAAGCCCAAAGCAAGGTTTTTGATCTTGGACGATGTCACCTCAAGCTTTGATGCAGGAAACCAGCTGAGCCTAATAGAACTTTTATTTTCAGACATTTCAACTGCTAATAATCCCAATGGATTGCAGATAATAGTCTTAAGCCATGATGGGCTTCTTAAGAAGTATTTTAACACCCAAGCTTCTGGATTAAGTGAGAAATGGCAGCATTATGAGCTTGGCGGTGTGGCCCCAGAAGGACGTGTTACGGCTAACTTAATCGGGAATGATAATTTAAGGAGTAAGATAGTGGAGAGCCTGCAAGCAGGGGAATCTAATTTAGGAGCTTTGTTAATGAGACAGTATCTGGAATTAAAGATAATGGAGGTGATAAAGAAGCTAGATATTCCTGTACCGTTAGATATTGCCTTGAGAGAAGACTCGCGAATGATAAGCGATTGCTTAAAAGCAATCAATTCTCACATTCAGCTAACACATCAGGCTAACATCTGTGTACTTGAGCAACAGCAATTGGACGCTCTCCAAAATACAGTAATCCCGTCAATCATGTCAAACTACTTAAGCCACTTAGAGACAAACTCGATCCTAAGTATTAATAATCAAACGTTACTTGGGTTAGTTACAAGGATTGATGAGTTTAGCGAAGCATTCAAATATACAGATGATAAGGGTGTAAGAAAGTACTATAAATCACTTACAAAGGTGTGA
- a CDS encoding recombinase family protein: protein MTNLDQFRKFAKSKAAKTADINSQDAVIYTRVSTKEQAENNQSLTTQKKECEHLALTKKFQVVKYFGGTHESAKTDERKQFKEMLSFVRTKKVQNIIVYSIDRFSRSGAEAIKIIEDLRKEGIYVHSVLQNVDPTALSSSLYQNMFLSFGQYENHQRRQKTMAGTLERLLQGFWVTRAPLGFTHTTENGEQRIVVNETGKLIRKAFLMKANEGLTDVQIAERLAKMGLKLSKQKLSAIFSNPFYCGLISHSLLDGNIIEGRQERLVSKEIFKRINEKRAKNNRGFKHKTTDDALPLKRFVKCAHCGTSMTGYEVKSKGKHYYKCNKKGCGSNKSAEHMHKQFVDLLHSYDCNKLALAPITDAIHGTLEAVFSQQEDERKVIQASIKALEETIENAQEKLFLGQMDQSIYDNYSRKYKQKLDELYIEAAKSSLKLSNLEKSIDACLSFATNLSELWLLGDFNTKQAIQKVLFPSGITYSTKKEYYRTERTNTILQLIYSMSSTYSTKNKRPISKKADRSYWVAGTGLEPVTFGL from the coding sequence ATGACTAACCTAGATCAATTCAGAAAATTTGCTAAATCAAAGGCAGCTAAAACAGCAGACATCAATAGCCAAGATGCGGTCATCTACACCAGGGTATCTACCAAGGAACAGGCTGAAAACAACCAAAGCCTTACAACACAGAAGAAAGAATGCGAGCACCTGGCACTCACCAAAAAATTCCAAGTAGTTAAATACTTTGGAGGCACACATGAGAGCGCTAAAACTGACGAAAGAAAGCAATTCAAAGAAATGCTTTCATTTGTACGCACTAAGAAAGTTCAAAACATTATTGTCTATAGCATCGATAGGTTTTCCAGGTCTGGAGCTGAGGCCATAAAGATTATAGAAGACCTACGTAAAGAAGGTATTTACGTCCACTCTGTTTTGCAGAATGTAGACCCAACAGCTCTTAGCAGCTCTTTATATCAAAACATGTTTCTGTCTTTCGGGCAATATGAAAACCATCAGCGCCGACAGAAGACCATGGCTGGTACATTAGAGCGCCTTCTCCAGGGATTTTGGGTAACCAGGGCACCTCTTGGCTTTACGCATACAACTGAAAATGGCGAGCAACGCATCGTTGTAAACGAAACTGGTAAACTGATTCGAAAAGCCTTTTTGATGAAAGCGAATGAAGGTTTAACAGATGTGCAGATTGCTGAACGTCTTGCTAAAATGGGCTTAAAGCTATCCAAACAGAAGCTATCTGCCATTTTTAGCAACCCGTTTTATTGTGGCTTGATTTCCCATTCGCTTTTAGATGGCAACATCATAGAAGGAAGACAGGAAAGACTTGTTTCAAAGGAAATTTTTAAAAGAATAAACGAGAAACGAGCCAAAAATAACCGCGGCTTTAAGCATAAGACAACCGATGATGCATTGCCTCTAAAACGGTTTGTAAAGTGCGCTCACTGCGGCACCAGTATGACGGGGTACGAAGTTAAAAGCAAAGGCAAACACTACTACAAATGCAACAAAAAAGGCTGTGGCAGCAATAAGAGTGCAGAACATATGCACAAACAATTTGTAGACTTATTACATAGCTACGATTGCAATAAGTTAGCCCTTGCTCCCATAACAGATGCTATACATGGAACTTTAGAGGCAGTTTTTTCACAACAGGAGGACGAGCGAAAGGTCATTCAAGCCTCCATCAAAGCATTAGAAGAAACGATTGAAAATGCCCAAGAGAAACTGTTCCTAGGACAGATGGACCAGTCAATTTATGATAACTATAGCAGAAAGTACAAACAGAAATTAGATGAGCTTTACATAGAAGCAGCGAAATCTTCTTTAAAATTATCGAACTTAGAAAAGTCCATAGATGCTTGTTTGTCATTTGCCACAAATCTATCAGAATTGTGGCTTTTAGGGGATTTTAACACGAAACAGGCTATACAAAAGGTCCTATTTCCATCCGGAATAACTTACAGCACTAAAAAAGAGTATTATCGAACCGAAAGAACCAACACAATACTTCAACTAATTTACAGTATGTCAAGCACTTACAGCACAAAAAACAAAAGACCGATCAGCAAAAAAGCTGATCGGTCTTACTGGGTAGCGGGAACAGGACTCGAACCTGTGACCTTTGGGTTATGA
- a CDS encoding E2 ligase fold family C protein, whose translation MPQANFFDKISLSAAQRINGYDRSAFEDKLQSNCIGIVYGDNSLETAEGRSALDLTVRVLSRLYPNLRFFDLSKGVDGDRYSGKLKDLATNINPNINYSDEQTPTINLVIGEVPGFDAQQTCIYIGSQNWVAFYSSNKAQSCHDTNNPFGAGCAVCFGAANVFRYIFREELGNASPDTEFCFSAFSQRLVEKGEFEPNLPSSLSVDFTLIGTGAIGNAVIWSLLELQGLCGRITVVDDQTVALSNLQRYILMLQEHVEQQKVSVIRNLLEKHSELQVEPLQLKWQNAANTLDKEQIKLVVTAIDTTQERLEIQSLLPKEILNAWTSPEGIGISRHLNFTEDVCLSCLYLPRHKIKSNSEKIAASLGNIALEPFIRQYLANNLPIDDNFVTEISQQVSIDAHLLYTYIGQPVEIFYSEAICGGRVIQSGSNEQMNTDLEVPLAHESVLAGLLLGAEVVIQSAQLRETQIEPLTKINMMQPIYNNLLEQESKHYSGLCICQDPIFTNRYRDKWVK comes from the coding sequence ATGCCACAAGCCAATTTCTTTGATAAAATAAGCCTAAGTGCTGCTCAACGTATAAACGGATATGACCGCTCCGCATTTGAAGATAAGTTACAATCAAATTGCATCGGAATTGTCTACGGAGACAATAGCCTTGAAACTGCTGAAGGAAGATCTGCTCTTGACCTGACAGTACGGGTCTTAAGTAGACTCTATCCAAACTTAAGATTTTTTGATCTTTCTAAAGGTGTAGATGGTGATAGGTATTCAGGCAAGCTAAAGGACCTTGCGACAAATATTAATCCTAATATCAATTACAGTGATGAACAAACACCGACTATCAACTTGGTAATTGGGGAAGTACCAGGTTTTGATGCACAGCAAACTTGTATTTATATCGGTTCACAAAATTGGGTAGCATTTTATTCGTCGAACAAGGCACAATCGTGCCATGACACTAACAATCCTTTCGGTGCCGGCTGCGCTGTTTGTTTTGGGGCTGCTAATGTGTTCCGTTATATCTTCAGGGAGGAACTAGGTAATGCTTCACCTGACACAGAGTTTTGTTTTTCTGCATTTAGCCAAAGGCTTGTAGAAAAGGGGGAATTCGAGCCGAATTTGCCATCTTCCTTATCTGTTGATTTTACTTTAATCGGAACTGGTGCTATCGGGAATGCAGTGATTTGGAGCCTTTTGGAGCTGCAAGGGCTGTGTGGTAGAATTACAGTAGTAGATGATCAGACTGTAGCACTTTCTAATTTACAGCGCTATATATTAATGCTGCAAGAACATGTTGAGCAACAAAAGGTTTCTGTAATTAGAAATTTACTTGAAAAGCACAGTGAGCTGCAGGTCGAACCCTTGCAGTTAAAATGGCAGAATGCGGCCAATACTTTAGATAAAGAACAAATCAAGTTAGTTGTAACTGCAATCGATACAACGCAGGAAAGATTGGAAATCCAAAGCCTTCTCCCTAAAGAAATTTTGAATGCATGGACTAGTCCTGAAGGAATTGGTATCTCAAGACATCTAAATTTTACAGAAGATGTCTGTTTGAGCTGTTTATACTTACCTAGACACAAAATAAAAAGTAATTCTGAAAAGATCGCAGCAAGTCTGGGCAATATTGCTTTGGAACCATTTATCAGGCAGTACTTAGCTAATAACCTACCAATAGATGATAATTTCGTGACTGAAATTTCTCAGCAGGTAAGTATTGATGCTCATCTGCTTTATACTTACATAGGCCAACCCGTAGAGATTTTTTATTCTGAGGCTATCTGCGGCGGCAGGGTAATACAGAGTGGAAGTAACGAACAAATGAATACCGATTTGGAAGTACCTCTTGCGCATGAATCAGTCTTAGCTGGCTTACTTTTAGGTGCTGAAGTAGTTATCCAATCAGCCCAGTTGCGGGAAACACAAATCGAGCCGCTCACTAAAATAAACATGATGCAGCCGATTTATAATAATTTGTTAGAACAGGAAAGTAAACATTATTCTGGACTGTGTATTTGTCAAGATCCTATTTTCACAAATAGATATAGGGATAAGTGGGTAAAATAA